The genomic segment GAACGAGACCCAGCTGGCGGCCCGCGAGTGCGCGTGCACCAGGTCGATGGCGCGCGCGCGGATCAGCCCGCGCAGCGCCATCACGTTGCGGAGCCGCTGGGCGTAGTCGCGCTGGCCGATGCGCATGGGCACGTACTCGGCCTCGACCGCGGTGTTGAGCGTGTCGGAGACCAGGGTGACCCGGTGACCCTCGCGCGCCTGCTCGGCGATCAGCGTCGCCGCGTACGTCTCGGCGCCTGTCACCTCGTGCTGTGACAGCACGTGCAGGATGTGCACTGTCACGCTTTGACGGGGGCCTGACGACCGTGTTAACGGGGTGCGAATTCCGCACCGGCCGGCGGTGCGGAGGCGGGTCGACGGCTTCGCTCAGCGCCGCTTGCGGACGGCGCCCTCGTCCTCGGCGCGCTTGCGCAGCTCCGCCAGGAGCTTGCCGGCCAGCAGCCAGGCGGACTGCTCGAGGTAGCCCGCGGGCAGGGACATCGCGATGCTGCTGCGGCCCTGCAGGTCGCCGGCCGTGATGGTGCCGGTGGCCTTGTCGAAGCGGTAGCCCCAGTCCCCCAGGTCGCCGAAGTGATCGGGGAACTTGTTCTTCACGCTCCGCTCGAACGCCCCGAGCCAGCTCTCCGGCGAGCTGGCCTCCTCGATCACCGACGGTCGCGGCAGCCGCGCCGACGGCTGCGGAGGAGGGATCATCTCCAGCTCCGCCTCGCGCGCCGGCGCGGCGTCAGCACGGTCGGGCTCGATGATCTCGAGGTTGCCCACCGTGAAGGGGCCGTCCTCGTCGGCGGGGGGCGGCCCGCCCACCGGCACCGAGGGGCCGGTGCCGTCGCCCTGCGCATCGGCCACCCGCTCGGCTTCGGCCCGGGTGCCCTGCTCGAGGAACTTGTTCCACTCGGACATGACGCTCTGGTCGTACCTCATCTTCTCGAACGCCGCCGACACGGTCCTGGCCGACGACTGCTGGTCGAACTGCTGCAGCACGACCATCACCCGCGCCGAGCCCGCGTCCCGCAGCCGCTCCTTGATGCGGCCGAAGCCCGGCTCCGCCGCCAGGCCCAGCGCCAGCGCCAGCAGCTCGTCCGGTCCGGCGCCCTTGGCGATCACGATCTCGGCCACGTTCTGCGCCGCCAGGCGCTCGGCGAACGCCGCCAGCCGCGGGTCGCCCGTCGGCACCGCCACCCCGTCGAGCGTCAGCTCGCCGCCGTAGAACCGGAACGTCGCCGAGCGCCCGGCCGCGAGATCCACCAGGGCGCGCAGCGCGTCCTTCTGCGGCTGCCCCGGGTCCGGGGAACGCTGCAGCAGGGCCACCGCCCGGGCGAGGCCGGCGACGTAGCGGGTCAGCTCTGGTGCGGTCACGAAGACTACCAACAAAACTACCCGAGCGCCGTTGCGGAAGCACCCTCGGCCGGCCGCCGGGGCCCGTGCTTGACAGGCCGCCGGCGCCCCGGTAGTTTCTGCTGAAATTTCAGCATTTCCCGAGGCCGCCGCCATGAGTGCCGCCAGACCCCCGTTGAGCCGCCGCGAGCGAGAAGTGATGGACGTGCTGTACCGGACGGGGGAGGGCACCGTCGCGGAGGTGATGGAGCAGCTCGCCGATCCGCCGACCTACTCGGCCGTGCGCTCGACGCTGCGCATCCTCGAGGAGAAGGGGCACGTGAGCCACCGGGAGGACGGTCCCCGCTACGTGTACGTGCCGGCCGTGGGACGGGAGACGGCGCAGCGCGCCGCCCTCAACCACGTGGTGGACACCTTCTTCGACGGCTCGGCCGATCACGCGCTGGTGACGCTGCTGCGCCGCTCGGATCTCGAGTTGTCGGAGAAGCAGATCCAGCGGCTCGCCCGGGAGATCCGCCGGGCCCGCGAGGAGGGCCGATGAGCGCCACGGGACTCCTCCAGCTCCTCGCGAACCAGGGCGTGGCGTGGGCGCTGGGGAGCCTGGCCAAGGGCACGTTGCTGCTGGTGGCGGTCTTCCTCGCCGCGGCCGCGGTGCGCCGGGCCTCCGCGGGCCTGCGGCACCTGGTGTGGGGCGGCGGCATCGTGGCGGTGCTCGCCGTCCCGGTCGTCTCGCTGGTGCTGCCGTGGCGGCTCGCGGTCCTGCGCGTCCCGGCGGGGCTGGTGCCCGCGGCGGCGGCGCCGGCGGCGGCGGGTTCGGGGCTGCGCTCGCCGTCGTTCGCCCGGGCGGCGGTGCCGCTGGCGCCCGCGCCCGGCCTCGCGCCGAGCCCCCGTTCCGCGGCGGACGCGGGCGGCCCGAGCCGCCCGTCCGTGCGGTCGTGGTCCCTGCAGCGGCTGTCTCCCGCCTGGTGGATCGCGGCAATCTGGGCCGCCGGCGCGCTGGTGGTGCTGCTGCGCCTGGTGCGCGGGACCGTGCTCGTGCGCCGGGTCCGGCGCCACGCGGTGGTGCTCGCGTCGGCCGACTGGCGGCAGCCGCTCATCGAGGCGGCGGACCGGCTGGGGCTGCCGCGGGAGCCGCGGCTGCTGGCGAGCGACGCCGTGCTGATGCCCATCGTGTGCGGCGTGCTCGATCCGGCGATCGTGCTGCCGGCAGCGGCGAGCGCGTGGACGGAGCAGCGGCGCCGGGCCGTGCTGTGCCACGAGCTGGCGCACGTGCGCCGCTCCGACCTCGCCCTCACGATCCTGAGCCGTCTGGGCTGCGCGCTGTACTGGTTCCATCCGCTGTTCTGGGTGGCCGCCCGCCGGCTGCGCCTGGAGAGCGAGCGCGCGTGCGACGACCTGGTGCTGGAAGTGGGCACCCGGCCCTCCGAGTACGCTGATCACCTGCTCCAGATCGCGTGTCTGGCCGGTTCGATGCGCTCGCCGGCCGTCGCCCTCCCGATGGCGGAGCGTCGCGAGTTCGAGGGCCGGATGCTCGCGATCCTGGAGCGCGGCGCGCGTCGTGCGCCGCCGTCGCGCCGGCTCGCTGCGCTGCTGGCCGCGGTCGCGCTCGCCGTCGTGCTGCCGGTCGCGGCGATGGGGCTTGCCCAGGGGCCGCCGGCCGGCGCCCCCGAGCCGACGCCGCTGGCGCAGGGCGCGCCGAGGTCGGTGCCCGCGGCCCCGGCGCCGACGGCGCATGCCGAGACGCGCACCGACACGACGGTCGCGCAGCGGACGACGGTCGCGACGCAGGTCGGCATCGCGACGTCGGTGTCCGCGACGACCGGAGCGCCCGCGTCCCTGCCGGTCGCGGCGGTGCGGGCCGCGACGTCGCTCACCGGCGGCGCGGCGGACGACAGCCTCGATCCGCGGACGCTCGCGGCGCTGCTCGGCGCGCTCGAGGACTCGGTCGCGGCCGTGCGGGTGGATGCCGCCTACGCCCTCGGCCGGCAGGAAGCGCATGCGGCCGTCACCGCGCTCGCGGCGCACCTGCGCCGCGACGCGGCGGGGGTGGTACGGGAGATGGCGGCATGGGCCCTGGGCCAGATCGAGAGCGGTGACGCCACCGCATCCCTGGTGGCCGCCGCGCGCGGCGACGCGTCGGAGGACGTGCGGGCGATGGCGGTGTGGGCGCTGGGCCAGGTGGACGATTCCGCGGCCGTGCCCGGCCTGGCGGCCGTGCTCGGCGACGCGAGCGCCGAGGTGCGGGGCCGCGCCGCCTGGGCGCTCGGGACCATCGGCGCGTCGCCCGCGCCACCGGCGCTGGTGGCCGCCCTGCGCGACCCGTCGGCGGCCGTCCGCCTGCGCGCCGCGTGGGCCGTGGGTCAGATCGAGGACGGCCGCGCCGCGCCGGGCCTCGTCCCGCTCCTCAACGATACGGCGTCCGAGGTACGACGCGCCGCCATGTGGGCGCTCGGCAAGATGGATGCGCCCGAAGCGCGCGCGGCGCTCCTCGACGCGCTCAAGAACTCCGATCCCGAGGTGCGTGCCCAGGCGGCGCGCGCCCTGGGCGGCAGCAGCGGCAACCCCTGGCCCTGGCCGTGGCCCATGCCGCTCAACCGCTAGCGCGACGCCGAACGGCGCCGGCCGCCTGCCTCCCGCCCGGGTGAGCCCCGCTCCCCGGGCGGCTCCGTATCCGGAACCCGCGCCGGCCCCAGCCCCCGCTTGACATCCACCCAGCAATGCTGAATATTCAGCATAGTGCTGAAATGTCAGCATAGCGACGGGGTTCCCCATGACGTGGAGGACGCTCGTGAACGGATCGATGATCGGTGCGGTGGTCGGCGCGCTCGCGCTGGGCGCCGGGTTGCACGGCAGGACGGCGGTGCGTGTCGGTCTGGCGCCCGCGGCGGCGGACGATTCGGCGCTGGCCGCGGGGGTGCTAGCGTCGGCCCGAGGTGCACCGGTGGTGCTGTGCCGGCTGGCGGAGCAGGCACTCGAGAATCGCTGGGGCGGAGCGGACAGCTGGCGGACGCCCGGCGACCCGCCGGACTCGAACGGGATCACGCGGTGGGCGTTTGCGCGGCGGCCCGCCGACTACGCGGTTCGTCTGCTGGCTCGTGGCATCGAGGACCCGGACGGATGCGTGCGCGGGATCGCGGCGCGGCTCATCGCCCGCGCGACGGCGGCGCAGATCGACGCCGCCGTGGTGCCGCTGCTGGGCTCGGCGGCCGCCGGCACGCGGGTCGCGGCGTCGGTGGCGCTGGGCCTGGCCGAATCGGGGGCGGCGGTGACCGCCCTGATCGGCCGGCTGACCGACGAGGCCGGCGAGGTCCGGCTCGCGGCGGCGTGGGCGCTGGGGCGCACCGACTCGCTGCGCGCGGCGGCGCCGCTGCGCGGCGTGTTGCGGGACGCGGACGCCGGAGTCAGGGCGGCGGCGGCCCGGGCCCTCGGGGAGCTCGAGGACACGGCCGCGGTCGATGCCTTGGTCAGGCTGCTCCGGAGCGACGCCGACGAGGAGGTGCGCGTATCCGCGGCCGAAGCGCTGGGGCGGATGGAGTCGAAGCGGGCCGCGCCGGCACTGGCCGGGGCCCTCGGCGACCAGAGTGCGCGGGTGCGCCGGACGGCGGCCTGGGCGCTGGGACAGATCGAGGACAAGGGGTCGGTGGCGGCGTTGGCGCGTGCGCTGACGGACCGGGACGACGACGTGCGGCAAACGGCCGTATGGGCGCTCGGGCAGATCGGGGACGCGTCGGCCGTGCCGGCCCTGGCCGAGCGGCTGGGCCGCGACGACCGGCCGGAGGTCCGCCGCAAGGCGGCGTGGGCGCTGGGCCAGATCGAGGACAAGTCCTCGACCGGGCCGCTGGGCACGGCGCTCAAGGGCGACCGGGACGAGGAGGTGCGGCGCACCGCCGCCTGGGCGCTGGGCCAGATCGAGGACGCGGGCAGCGTGCCGGACCTGGCGGCGGCGCTGGGCGACAGCTCGGAGAAGGTGCGCACCGTCGCCGCGTGGGCGCTCGGGCAGATCAGCCCTCACCGGGCGCCGGACGCGCTGCTGCGGGCGCTGGGCCACGACACGCCCGGGGTGCGCGAGAAGGCGGCGTGGGCGCTGGGCCAGATCGGCGACGACGCCGCGGTCCCGGCCCTCCAGAGCGCGCTCGCGGACCCGGAGTCGCGGGTGCGGCGCACCGCGCTGTGGGCGCTGGGCCAGCTCGACAGCGACGCGGCGCGGACGGCGATCGTGGACGCGCTGAAGGACGGCGATCCCGAGGTGCGCGCCCGCGCGGCGCGCGCCCTGGGCGGTGGCCACGTGGACCCGCGGCCCGAGCCGATGCCGATGCCGGAGCCGCGGCCGTTCCCCGGCCCGGAGGAGTGACGCGGTCGCGCCGGTTCCATCCCGGGGCGCGAAGCGGTTAGACTTCGCCGCTTCGCGCTCGGGACGGGCCGGTGGCGGGGACCGACAGAAAGCGGGTCGACTGGCAGTCGGCGTGGCAGGAAGCGCGCCGCATCGTGTGGCGCCACCGCCGCTATCTCGCGGTGGGGCTGGCCGTGATGCTGGTGAACCGCCTGGCCGGCCTGGTGCTGCCGACCACCTCGAAGTTCCTCATCGACGACGTGATCGGGAAGCACCAGCCGCGGCTCCTCGTGCCGCTGGCGCTCGCCGTCGCCGGCGCCGCGCTGCTCCAGGCGGCGACCTCGTTCACCCTCTCGCAGCTCCTCGGCGTCACCGCCCAGCGCGCCATCACCGAGATGCGGCGCGACGTGGAGGCGCACGTGATGCGCCTGCCGGTGCGCTTCTTCGACTCGACCAAGAGCGGCGTCCTGATCTCCCGCATCATGACCGACGCGGAGGGCATCCGGAACCTGGTCGGCACCGGCCTGGTGCAGCTGGTGGGCGGCACCGTGACGGCCGCGCTGGCGCTGGGCGTGCTGTTCTACCTCAACTGGCGCCTCACGGCGATCACCATCCTCATCCTGGCCGTGTTCGGCGGGATGATGGCGCTGGCCTTCAGCCGGCTGCGGCCCATCTTCCGCGAGCGCGGCCAGATCAACGCCGAGGTGACCGGCCGGCTCGGCGAGTCGCTGGGCGGGATCCGGGTGGTCAAGTCGTACGTGGCCGAGCGCGGGGAGCAGCTGGTGTTCACCCGCGGCGTGCACCGCCTGTTCCGCAACATCGCGAAGACGATCACGGGCACCTCCGCGCTCGGCGCGGCGACCATCGTCATCACCGGCGGCATCGGCGTGCTGATGATCCTGGTGGGCGGGCGGGCCATCCTGGACGGGCGGATGTCGCTGGGCGGCTTCGTGATGTACGTGTTCTTCATCGGCCTCGTGGCGGCGCCGCTGGTGCAGATCGCCTCCATCGGCACCCAGGTGAGCGAGGCGTTCGCCGGCCTGGACCGGATCCGCGATCTACGCCGGGCGGTGACGGAGGACGCGGGCGACCTGGAGCGGCTCCCGCTCGGCGACGACCTGAAGGGCGAGATCGCCTTCGAGGACGTCGCGTTCGCCTACGACCCGGGCGTGCCGGTCCTGCGGGGCGTGTCGTTCCGCGCGCCGGCCGGCTCCACCACTGCGCTGGTGGGCTCGAGCGGCTCGGGGAAGAGCACCCTGATCGGCCTGGTGATGGCGTTCGCGCGGCCGGCGGCGGGCCGCGTGCTGGTGGACGGGCGCGACCTCGCGACGCTGCGCCTCCGCGACTACCGGGCCCACCTGGGCGTGGTGCTCCAGGACAACTTCCTGTTCGACGGCACGATCGCCGAGAACGTCGGCTTCTCGAAGCCGCACGCCACCCGCGACGAGATCCTGCGGGTGGCGCGGATCGCCCACTGCGACGAGTTCGTGGACAAGTTCAAGGACGGCTACGACACCGTGGTGGGAGAGCGGGGGGTCAAGCTCTCGGGCGGCCAGCGCCAGCGCGTGGCCATCGCGCGCGCCATCCTCGCCGATCCCCGGATCCTGATCCTCGACGAGGCCACCTCCAGCCTGGACAGCGAGAGCGAGGCGCTGATCCAGGACGGGCTGCGCCGGCTGCGGCACGGGCGCACCACGTTCGTCATCGCCCACCGGCTCTCGACCATCCGCAGCGCGGACCAGATCCTGGTCATCGAGGCGGGCGAGATCGTGGAGCGCGGGACGCACCCGGCGCTGCTCGCGGCCGGCGGCCGCTACCGCCAGCTCCACGACAAGCAGTACGCGCTCGAGACCGACCGGTTCGTGAACCCCGGCGAGGACTTCACGCCGGAGCCCGAGGCTCCCGCGCCGCCGCCGCGGACGCCGGTCGCGCCCGGCCGGCTGTAGGAAGGGGGCGGGAAGCCATGAGCACCAGGATCGTGTTCAACGGCCAGACCTACGACAGCCTCGAGGCGATGCCGCCCGAGGTGCGCGCCAAGTACCAGGCCGTCCTCGGTGCGCTCGGGGACGACGACCGCGCCAGGCTCGAGTCCGCGCTCGGCGCCGGGGCCGGCGTCAGGATCAACAGCACGGTGCGCCGCCGCATCCGGATCAACGGCAAGGACTACGACTCGGTGGACGCGATGCCCCCCGACGCGCGCGCGCTGTACGAGCGGGCGATGGCGGGCCGCGCCGCGGATCCCGGATCGGCCGCCGCGGCCGCCGGCGGCGCGATGCCGGCCCCGCCGCCGGCGATCGACGCCGGGGACGCGCGGGGGAACGTGGTGCGGGTGCTCCTGGTGGTGGCGGTGGGCCTCGCGGTGCTCGTCTGGCTGCTGGCGAGGCGGTGAGGCCAGGCCCAGACCCCGCCTCACCCCAGCTTCGTCGTCCCCAGCAGTGCGCGGAAGCGCGGGTGGCCGCGCACCGCGTCGTAGATCGGGTGGACCTTCAGCCACACCACGTCGGCGGCGCGGCGCGCGGCGGCCTCCTCGAGGCGGTCGAGCGCGGCGGCCTGGTCGCCGAGCGCGAGCTGGACCTGCGCCAGGAGTGCCGGCGACACGTACGTCTCGTGCGCGCGCCGCTCGAGATCGGCCAGCAGCGCCTCCGCCTGCGGCCGCTGGTAGGCGAACGCGTGCGCGGTCGCCTGGGCGGCCATCGTCTCCGCGCTTCCCCCCTGGAGCCGCACCGCGCGCTCCAGCGGCGCGACCGCTTCGTCGAAGCGGCCCATCGCGATGTACGCGTGGCCGAGGAAGTAGTAGGCCGCGCCGAACTCCGCGTTGAGCCGGAGCGTCTTCTCCAGCTCCGCCGCGGCGGCGGCGAGGTCACGCGCGTAGAAGTGGCGCAGGCCCACGCTGATGTGCACGGCGAGCGACAGCGGGTCGAGCGCGAGGGCGCGGTCCAGCTCCGTCTGCGCCTCCTGGAACCGGCCGGTCGGCACCAGGCAGTTCATCGCGTACCACTGGTGGGCGGTGGCGTACTGCGGGTTGTAGGCGATGGCGCGGCGGAACAGGGCGTCGGCGGCCGCCCAGTCCCACTCGTACAGCGCCCGCACGCACGCCAGGGACGTATGCGCCTCGGCGAGCGACGAATCGATGGCCAGCGCCTGCTCGGCCGCCGCCCGGGCCTTGGGCATCACCTCGTCGGGCGGCCGGTGGCTGTACACGCCGAGGATGACGTACGAATCGGCGATCGCGGCCTGCGCGGGCGCGTGGGCGGGATCGATCGCCAGCGCGCGGTCGAACTCCGCCACGCTCTGCTCCAGGGCGGCGGTCGTGCGCTGGTTCCACAGGTGCCGGCCGCGGAGGTAGTGCTCGAACGCCTTCGGGTCGCCCTTGCGCGCCGGCTCCTGGGCGTAGGCCTTGGGAGCGCCGAGCAGCTTGGCCTCGAGCACGTCGGCGATCGCGCTGGCGATCTCGTCCTGAATGGCGAACACGTCGTCCACCGTGCGGTCGTACCGGTCCGCCCACAGCCGGTAGCCGTCGGCGACGTTCACCAGCTCGGCCGTCACCCGCACCCGGTTGCCCGAGCGCCGCACGCTCCCCTCGAGCACGGCGCCGACGCCGAGCTGCTGCCCGATCCCGCGCGCGTCCTCCTGCCGTCCCTTGAACGCGAAGGCGGACGCGCGCGCCACGACCCGCAGGCCGTCGAGCCTCGAGAGGGCGTTGGTCAGCTCCTCGGCGATGCCGTCGCTGAAGATCTCGGCGTCCGGATCCGCGCCCGGGTTGGCGAACGGCAGGACGGCGATGGAAGGCGACGGCGCCGCGGCGGGCGCGCCACCACCGGTGCGGCGCCGCCGGCCCGTCGAGACCCGCGCCGGCGGCTCGAGCGCCGCCGCCATCTCGGCCGCGGTCGCGAACCGCTCGTCGGCCCGGGAGGCGAGCGCGCGCGCCAGCGCCGCCTCGATCTCCGCCGGCACCTCGGGCCGGCCGGCCCGCAGCGGCGGCACCGGATCCACCAGCTTCTGCGCGGTGATCTCCATCGTCGTCTCGCCGCCGAACGGCGGCGCTCCGGCGAGCATCTCGTACAGCACGCAGCCGGCGGAATACAGGTCGCTCCGCAGGTCCACCGGGTCGCCCATCGCCTGCTCGGGACTCATGTACAGGGGCGTCCCGACCACGGTGCCGTCCGCGCTGGGCGTGCCGGCGCGGGCCGAGCGCAGCGCGAGCGCGATCCCGAAGTCGGTCACGAGGGCGGCGTCCTCGTAGAGCATGATGTTCTCGGGCTTGATGTCCCGGTGCACCAGCCCGCGGCGGTGCGCGTAGTCGAGCGCCCCCACCACCTGCCGCGCGATCCGCAGCGCCTCGGCTAAGGGCAGCCGCGGCTCGGCCTGGAGCCGCTGCCGCAGCGAGGGCCCCTCGACGTACGGCATAACGTAGTACACCAGGCCGTCCGCCTCGCCCGAGTCGTACAGCGGCAGGATGTGCGGATGGGTCAGCGCGGCGGCGATCTCGATCTCGAGCAGGAACTGGTCCGCTTCCATCGACTCGGCAACGTCGCTGCGCAGGGTCTTGAGGGCGATGTAGCGGTGGTGCTTGAGGTCCTCGGCGAGGAACACCGTCGCCATGCCGCCGCTGCCGAGCTCGCGCTCGAAGCGGTAGCGGCCGGCCAGCGCCGCGGCGAGACGGTCCTCCACCTCGGTCATTATGGGCACGCAAGATGCCGCAAGGCGCCTGGCATCGCTAGACTTGAGGCCGGGCGCGCGGCGCACGAAGCGCCGCCGCGCCGCCGGCGGACTCCGTGATTTCCTCCGAAAGGACGACCCGATGACCGGCAGCCGGTTCGCTCGCGTGATGGCGACGGTGGCACTCGTGGCGGGGGCGGGGTGCGTCCGGCCCGGGGCGCAGCCGGCGCCGACCCTCGAGTCCGCGCGGCAGGCGGTGCTCGCGCTGCTCGCCCACGGCGCCGCCGCGTGGACGCACGGCGACCTCGACGCGTTCGTCTCCGACTACGCGCCCGACGCCACGTTCGTGACGCAGGACCGGCTGCTGCACGGCCGCGCCGAGATCCGCGCGCACTACGCGCCGCGCTTCGCCCCGGGTGCGCCCCGCGACTCCCTGTACTTCCAGGATCTCACGGTGGACCCGCTCGGTCCGGGCGCGTTCAACGCGATCGCCTACTACGTGCTGCAGCGCGGCGACTCGGTCGTCGCCCGCGGCCCCACGTCGCTGGTGATGCGCCGCGCGGGCGGCCGCTGGTTCATCGTGCACGACCACTCCAGTTGAGCCGATCCGCCGTGCCCGAGGCGCCTCCCGCGGAGGAGGCCCCCGGCGAGCGGCCCGCCACGGAGCGGCCGCTCGACCTCGTGCGCCTGGCGCTGCGCGGCACCCGCCAGGACTACACCGAGGGCCCGATCGCGCGCGCCCTGGTGCTGCTCGCCGTGCCGATGGTGCTCGAGACCCTGCTCGAGTCGCTGTTCGCGGTGGTGGACATCTTCTTCGTCGCCCACCTCGGGGCCGACGCCATCGCCACGGTGGGGCTCACCGAGTCGATGATGTCGCTGATCTACGCGGTCGCCATCGGCCTCGGGATCGGCGCGGCCGCCGTGGTCGCGCGGCGCGTCGGCGAGCACGACCCGTCGCGCGCCTCGCACGCGGGCGGCCAGGCCATCCTGCTCGGCGTGCTGGTGTCGCTCCCCATCTCCCTGATCGGACTGACGCTGGCACCCGACCTGCTCAAGGTGCTGGGCGCGTCGGCCGGCGTGCGCAGCGTGGGATCCGGCTACACGCGGGTGCTGCTGGGCGGGAATGCGGCGGTGCTGCTGCTGTTCCTCATCAACGCGGTGTTCCGCGGCGCCGGCGACGCGTCCATCGCGATGCGGTCCCTGTGGCTCGCCAGCGGCTGCAACATGGTGCTCGGCCCGCTGTTCATCTTCGGCGTCGGCCCGTTCCCGCGCCTCGGCGTCACCGGCGCCGCCGTGGGAACCACCATCGGCCGCAGCATCGGCGTGCTGTACCAGGTGCGGCAGCTCGCGCGGCGGCGGGGGCGGATCGCCATCCGCGCCGGCGACTTCTTTCCCGACGTCCGCCAGCTCGCCTCCCTGGTCCGGCTCTCCGGCTCCGGCATCCTCCAGATCCTCATCGGGACGGCGAGCTGGCTGGCGCTGATCCGCGTCCTGGCGCTGTTCGGCAGCACCGTGCTCGCCGGGTACACGATCGGCATCCGGGTGATCGTGTTCGCGCTGCTGCCCTCGTGGGGCCTCAGCAACGCGGCGGCGACGATGGTCGGCCAGAACCTCGGCGCGAAGAAGCCGGAACGCGCCGAGCGGGCGGTGTGGATGGCGGCCTGGTACAACATGTGGGTGCTGGGGGCGCTCGGCGTGCTGTTCGTGGTGCTCGCGGGGCCGATCATCGCGATCTTCACCCGCGACGCGGCGATCGCCCCCTGGGGCGTCGGGTGCCTGCGGATCGTGAGCGCGGGATTCGTCTTCTACGCGTACGGGATGGTCGTGTCCAACGCCTTCAACGGCGCCGGCGACACCTGGACGCCGACCGTGCTGAACCTGGTCTGCTTCTGGCTGCTGGAAGTGCCGCTCGCGTGGGCCCTGTCGCGCCTGCCGGCGTTCGGGCCCCACGGCGTCTTCGTGGCCATCGCCGTCGCGTTCTCGACCCTGGCCCTGTCCAGCTCGCTGCTGTTCCGCCGCGGGCGCTGGAAGACCCGCGCCGTGTAGGCGGGCGGCGGCGCCTCCTACACGAACAGGGACACGTCGGCGTCGGCGGCGAAGTCGAGGAACGCGGTGGCGCCGGCGATGTCCACGCCGGGCAGCAGGTCCGACGCCTTCACCCCCATCACGCCCATCGTCGTCGAGCAGGCGAACAGCTTCGTCCCGCTCTCGCGCGCCATGGCGAGGAACTGCGCCACGTCCGGGAGCCGGGCCCGCCGCATCCAGCCCTTCATCATCGCGGTCGCCGCCGCGGTCATCCCGGGCAGCGCGCCGAGCAGGCTCGGCACCGGGACCGGCATCGCGGGGTTCCCGAGCGGCGCGACCTTGAGCGTGCGGTGGCGCTTCCGGTGGACGATGTCGAGCCCGTAGAAGGTGAAGAAGATGCCCACCTCCCAGCCGAGGCTCGCCGCAGTGGCGGCGAGGATCAGCGGCGGGTACGCGCCGTCGAGGGTGCCCTTCGATGCCACCAGCGCGAGGCGGCGGAGGCGGGCGCGGGGCTCGTCGCGGCCGGCCGGGGCC from the Gemmatimonadales bacterium genome contains:
- a CDS encoding MATE family efflux transporter is translated as MPEAPPAEEAPGERPATERPLDLVRLALRGTRQDYTEGPIARALVLLAVPMVLETLLESLFAVVDIFFVAHLGADAIATVGLTESMMSLIYAVAIGLGIGAAAVVARRVGEHDPSRASHAGGQAILLGVLVSLPISLIGLTLAPDLLKVLGASAGVRSVGSGYTRVLLGGNAAVLLLFLINAVFRGAGDASIAMRSLWLASGCNMVLGPLFIFGVGPFPRLGVTGAAVGTTIGRSIGVLYQVRQLARRRGRIAIRAGDFFPDVRQLASLVRLSGSGILQILIGTASWLALIRVLALFGSTVLAGYTIGIRVIVFALLPSWGLSNAAATMVGQNLGAKKPERAERAVWMAAWYNMWVLGALGVLFVVLAGPIIAIFTRDAAIAPWGVGCLRIVSAGFVFYAYGMVVSNAFNGAGDTWTPTVLNLVCFWLLEVPLAWALSRLPAFGPHGVFVAIAVAFSTLALSSSLLFRRGRWKTRAV
- a CDS encoding DsrE/DsrF/DrsH-like family protein: MTATMQAPAPAGRDEPRARLRRLALVASKGTLDGAYPPLILAATAASLGWEVGIFFTFYGLDIVHRKRHRTLKVAPLGNPAMPVPVPSLLGALPGMTAAATAMMKGWMRRARLPDVAQFLAMARESGTKLFACSTTMGVMGVKASDLLPGVDIAGATAFLDFAADADVSLFV